The sequence below is a genomic window from Myxococcales bacterium.
AGAGCGGGCACACGGATCGGGAACACGTCCAGGCGGAAGAAGAGATCCTCGCGGAAACCCCCGGCCGCCACCGCCTTCGAGAGATCTTTGTTCGTCGCCGCCAGCACCCGCACATCGACGTGGATCACGTGCTCGCTGCCGACGCGAACCACCTCGCCATTCTGGAGCGCCCGGAGGACCTTGGCCTGCGCGGTCAGATCCATGTCGCCGATCTCGTCGAGGAACAGCGTGCCGCCGTGGGCCTGCTCGACCCGCCCCCGCTTGCGGGCCTGGGCGCCGGTGAACGCGCCCTTCTCGTGGCCGAACAGCTCACTCTCGATCAGCTCGCGGGGAATGGCGGCGCAGTTCACCTTGATGAAGGGTGCGTCCTTGCGCGGCGAGAGCCGGTGAATGGCGCGACTGACCAGCTCTTTGCCGGTGCCACTCTCCCCCGTGATCAACACACTGGCCTTGGTCGGCGCGACCTTGTCGATCTTGCCGTAGAGCTCCTGCATCACAGGGCTCGTGCCGATCATCTCGTAGCGAGCCTCGAGCTCGCCGCGCATCTGGGCGACGGTGCGCGACAGGCGCGCGGTGCGGATGCAGTTCTCGACGCTGACGAGCACGCGCTCGCGGTTCAGCGGCTTCTCGAAGAAGTCGCTGGCGCCGAGCTTGATGGCATTGACCGCGTCGTGCACCGTGGCGTGCCCGCTGATCACGATCACCGGCAGATCCCGGGTCGCCTCGTCGAGGCGCATCTTCTCGAGGGCCTCGAGCCCTGTCATGCCGGGCAGCTTCAGGTCGAAGATCGCGAGATCCACCGGCTGCGCGGGGTTGTTCAGGGTGGCCAGGGCCTCTTCGGCACTGCCAGCCTCGACCACCCGGTAGCCCTCGCCGGTGAGCACCATCTCGACGGTGCGCCGGATGTTCTTTTCGTCGTCGACGATCAGAACCGTCGGGGAGACGGTGGAGAGCGGCGACGGATCGGCCATGGTCAGTTGAGCGGGGCGAGGGGGATCGCCGCGTCATCCTGCATCAGCTTGAGGAAGTTGCGGGCAGGGATGCCGAAGGCGCTGTCGGGGTGCAGCGAGAGCATCTGCCTGAGCACGGCGCGAGCGCGCTTGCGCTTGTGCATCTTCATGTACGTCTCACCCAAGAGCAGCATGGCCTCGGGCTCGAGCCCGGAGCCCTCGTAGGTGCGGAGGGCGTGCTGGCAGCGCGCCACGGCCGCATCGAAGTTGCCACGGGTCAGGTAGAACCGGGCCACGTAGAGCTCGTGGCGGGCCAGCAGCCCCGCCACCATCTCCAGCATGTAGCTGAGCTCGCGCGCTTGTTTGTAGTTGGGAAAGTCTCCCAGGAAGGCGCGGATCGAGTCGTACGCGTCATGCACGCTGGCGAGATCGCGCTCCTCGAGCGGCGGCAAGAGCAGTGTTGGCCCCGATTGCTCGAACAGCGCCTTGGCCACGCGGTAGCGCGCGTAGGGCACCTCGGGATCGTTCGGGTAGTCGTGGACGAACGCCTTGTAAGAGCTGATCGACTCCGCGAACTTCTCTTGTTTGAACTCGATGTCGGCGAGCCGCAGATCGGCGAGGCGCGCGTAGCGGCTGTAGCCGTACTTGCGCTTCACCTCCTTGAACAGCAGGGTCGCCTCCTCCCAGTCCTTGTCGAAGTAGGCCTTGAGCGCGTCCTCGTACTCGATCCTCGCGTTCTCCGAGTACTGGAGCGGGCTCACGGGGGGCTTCTTGGCGCCGCACGCCGAAACGGAAGCCCCGACCGCCAGGAGCAGGGCAAATGTTGGCAAGAGCCGCATGAGGCGGACGCCTGAGTAGCGGCTTGGCCGAGCGGCGGCAAGCTCCGGCACACGCCGGGCGAGCCTTGGGGCTTGATTAGGCGTGCACCTGAGGTAGATCGGGGGTCGGTATGGTCGAGAAGGTCCCCATGACCCCCCGCGGGGCGGAGAAGCTCAAGGAAGAGCTGCACCGCCTCAAGGAGGAGCGCCCGAAGATCTCCCGCGAGATCGGCGTCGCGCGCGAGCACGGCGACCTCAGCGAAAACGCCGAGTACCACGCGGCCAAGGAGCGCCAGGGTCTGGTCGAGGCCCGGATCAAGGACCTCGAGGACAAGATCTCCCGGGCCGAGGTCATCGACCCGACCACGTTCTCCGGGGACCGGGTGCGGTTCGGGGCCACGGTCACTTTGCTCAACGTCCAGAGCGAAGAGGAGGCCACTTACCGGATCATCGGCGCCGACGAGGCGGATCTGAAAGACGGGAGCATCTCGGTCTCGGCTCCGCTGGCCCGGGCGCTGATCGGCAAAGAGGTCGGCGACGAGGTCAAAGTGGAGCTGCCAGGCGGCGCCCGGCACTACGAGATCGTCAGCGTCGAGTTTCGCTGAGATCTTTGCGCCCGCCCGCCGAGAGTTCGATGAGCGAGCGCATCACGAAGGCGATCGGCGTTGCCATCGCCGTGGCCGCGCTCGAGCTCGGGCTGGTGCTCGTGCTGCGGCGTGAGCTGATCGCCAGCGTCTGGGAGACCCAATCGGGGCTGCTGTTCCTGGGGCCGACGCTGTTTTTTTCGGCGGCCGTCCTGGGTCTGGTCGGTGGTGCGTGTTCGTACCTGATTGAACGCGGCGAGCGGCGGGACGCGCGCCTTACGCTGACGTTGATCGTCGCGGCTGTGGCAGGCGCCGTGGCGCACGGGGTCGGGGGAGGGCGCCTGCTCGGGAGCGCGAGCGTGCGCCTGGCGTTTGCGGGCAGTTTTGCGCTCTTGATGGGAGCACTCAGCCATTTTGCGGCGCCGCGTCTGGCGTCGCTTTCCAGGCGCAGGCCGAAGGCTCTGGCCGTGGCCGCGCTGCTCGTGGTCGTGGGCTGCGAGGCCTTGAACCGGTTCGTGCTCGTTCGCCTGTACCCGGTGTTCCACCTGGCGCTGGCGGGTCTCTCGCTGGTGATAGCCGCCAGCTTCGTTCCGCTTGCCTTCGCGGCCCCGCGCCCGGGCAGGCCCGGCCCACTCACCCTCGCGCTGGCCCTGGGCCTCGTGGGACTGGGTGCCGCCGCGCGCCCCGGAGCGGAGCGCCTGGCACGCTTCGATAACTTCCGCTTGCTCTTGCTCGATGACGCCCCGGTTGCCGGCCAGGCCGTGCGACTCGCGGCGTTGCTGTCGCCGCCGCCGCCGCTCGTCGATCCCGAGGCGTCACCCGCCACAGAGAGCTCCGGGCTGAATGGGATTCGCCTCGAGGGCCGCGACATCTTGCTCGTGAGCATCGATGCGCTCCGCGCGGACCACGTGGGGGCGTACGGCTACCCGCGCAAGACCACACCGCACATCGACGCGCTCGCCGCGAGCGGCGCGCTCTTCACTCACGCGTACGCGCCGACCCCGCACACCAGCTACTCCGTCACGTCGTTGATGACGGGAAAGTACCTGCGCCCGCTCCTGCTCCAGGGGGCTGGGGCGGACTCCGACACCTGGGCCTCGCTGCTCAGGACGTACGCGTATCGAACTGCAGCGTTCTATCCGCCTGCGGTGTTCTTCATCGACCCGGAGCGGTTTGCAGCGTTTCGCGATTCGTTCCTCGGCTTCGAGTACAGCAAGGTCGAGTTTCTGGAGGGGCAGAAGCGCGTTGACCAGGTCGCGGCGTACCTCGATCTCGAGGCCAAACAGCGCACTTTCGTCTGGGTTCACCTGTTTGGTCCTCACGAACCCTACGAAGCCCATGCCGAGTTCGATTTCGGCGCACGAGACGTCGATCGTTACGACTCGGAGATCCGCGCGGCGGACGAGACGGTCGGGGCCTTGGTCGCAAACTTCCGCGCAAAGCGTCCCGAGGGTGTGGTGATCGTCACCGCCGACCACGGGGAAGAGTTTGGCGACCACGGGGGGCGCTATCACGGCACCACCGTGTACGAGGAGCAGGTGCGCGTGCCGCTGGTCATCTCGGCGCCCGGCGCCATCGCAACCCAGCGCGTGAGCGAGGTGGTGCAAACGATCGATCTGCTGCCGACGCTGCTTGGTGCCTTGTCGATCCCGATCCCGCCCCGAGTCCGGGGTCGGGATCTGGGCCCGCTGCTCTCGGGCGCGAGACCGAGCGGGAAGGGGCTCGCGCTGGCCGAGACCGAGGAACAGGCGCTGCTCGCGGAAGGCGAACTGCGGGTCGTCTGCCAGCGCAAGCTCGGCGCTTGTCAGATGTTCGACGTCGCCAAAGATCCGGGACAAACCCGGGATTGCTCCGGGGAAGAGGCGACCCGCTTCCGCGAGCTCCGGCTGAAGCTGCGAGAGCTCGGCGCATCGCACGGGCGATTCGAGGTGAAGGGACTGCGAGCGGAGGGCAAGGGCTGGCCCGCGGCGATCTTGCGTGGCATTTCGGGAGACGGGGACGCCGCAGAGGATCTCGTTGCGCTGCTCGACGACGCGGATCTCGCGATCCGACGCAAGGCCGCCGAGCTCCTGTTCGAGCTGAGGCGGCCCGAGACCGCCGCCGGACTGCGTCTGGCGCTGGCGCGGGACGACGATGAAGAGGTGCGGCGCTGGTCGGCGCTGGCGTTGACCCGGCTCGATCAGGGTGCGCCGCTGGTCTACGAGCTCGAGCGCGTCGACGACCCGCGCTGGAAACGCCTGGCGTCATTGGCGCTGGCTGAGGCCGGTGACCGACGCGGTGAGGCCGCGCTGGTCGCGTGGTGGAAGGACACTCCAGCGCGGGACTACTCACGCTCTCGGGAGCTGCTCGAAGCCCTGGCGAAGATCCGTAGCAAGGACGCGGTCTGGCCCTTGGTGCAGAGCCTCGACGATGTCCGGCTGAGG
It includes:
- a CDS encoding sigma-54-dependent Fis family transcriptional regulator, with amino-acid sequence MADPSPLSTVSPTVLIVDDEKNIRRTVEMVLTGEGYRVVEAGSAEEALATLNNPAQPVDLAIFDLKLPGMTGLEALEKMRLDEATRDLPVIVISGHATVHDAVNAIKLGASDFFEKPLNRERVLVSVENCIRTARLSRTVAQMRGELEARYEMIGTSPVMQELYGKIDKVAPTKASVLITGESGTGKELVSRAIHRLSPRKDAPFIKVNCAAIPRELIESELFGHEKGAFTGAQARKRGRVEQAHGGTLFLDEIGDMDLTAQAKVLRALQNGEVVRVGSEHVIHVDVRVLAATNKDLSKAVAAGGFREDLFFRLDVFPIRVPALRERPEDIPLLAQSFVEAFCKDNGLKAKAMDAVVKEALSGRKWPGNVRELKNVVERAAILSADVITIADLPEDPHQSPFEDDADDGSESKTSVAALGGPFPVKEGGERLTLREYREASERSYIVDTLKAFEWNISKASVVLGVERTNLHKKIRAYGIKRGEG
- a CDS encoding tetratricopeptide repeat protein, with translation MRLLPTFALLLAVGASVSACGAKKPPVSPLQYSENARIEYEDALKAYFDKDWEEATLLFKEVKRKYGYSRYARLADLRLADIEFKQEKFAESISSYKAFVHDYPNDPEVPYARYRVAKALFEQSGPTLLLPPLEERDLASVHDAYDSIRAFLGDFPNYKQARELSYMLEMVAGLLARHELYVARFYLTRGNFDAAVARCQHALRTYEGSGLEPEAMLLLGETYMKMHKRKRARAVLRQMLSLHPDSAFGIPARNFLKLMQDDAAIPLAPLN
- the greA gene encoding transcription elongation factor GreA → MVEKVPMTPRGAEKLKEELHRLKEERPKISREIGVAREHGDLSENAEYHAAKERQGLVEARIKDLEDKISRAEVIDPTTFSGDRVRFGATVTLLNVQSEEEATYRIIGADEADLKDGSISVSAPLARALIGKEVGDEVKVELPGGARHYEIVSVEFR
- a CDS encoding sulfatase-like hydrolase/transferase, whose amino-acid sequence is MSERITKAIGVAIAVAALELGLVLVLRRELIASVWETQSGLLFLGPTLFFSAAVLGLVGGACSYLIERGERRDARLTLTLIVAAVAGAVAHGVGGGRLLGSASVRLAFAGSFALLMGALSHFAAPRLASLSRRRPKALAVAALLVVVGCEALNRFVLVRLYPVFHLALAGLSLVIAASFVPLAFAAPRPGRPGPLTLALALGLVGLGAAARPGAERLARFDNFRLLLLDDAPVAGQAVRLAALLSPPPPLVDPEASPATESSGLNGIRLEGRDILLVSIDALRADHVGAYGYPRKTTPHIDALAASGALFTHAYAPTPHTSYSVTSLMTGKYLRPLLLQGAGADSDTWASLLRTYAYRTAAFYPPAVFFIDPERFAAFRDSFLGFEYSKVEFLEGQKRVDQVAAYLDLEAKQRTFVWVHLFGPHEPYEAHAEFDFGARDVDRYDSEIRAADETVGALVANFRAKRPEGVVIVTADHGEEFGDHGGRYHGTTVYEEQVRVPLVISAPGAIATQRVSEVVQTIDLLPTLLGALSIPIPPRVRGRDLGPLLSGARPSGKGLALAETEEQALLAEGELRVVCQRKLGACQMFDVAKDPGQTRDCSGEEATRFRELRLKLRELGASHGRFEVKGLRAEGKGWPAAILRGISGDGDAAEDLVALLDDADLAIRRKAAELLFELRRPETAAGLRLALARDDDEEVRRWSALALTRLDQGAPLVYELERVDDPRWKRLASLALAEAGDRRGEAALVAWWKDTPARDYSRSRELLEALAKIRSKDAVWPLVQSLDDVRLRPFIADALARIGDEAGRVPLARAFAKERYQGARAAIARALVSLGAEAEMAEPLVRFLGVPDPLPEGLDTARRAGILQNVGGPDQRELGRLAKQSALGIRLQLIVPRGGNGAGVRVLVRAGAQGRAGKVRVGAPFESLKYDRKGMPIKERKLPQIHPTNVVTLEFPPGPSRELHALLPKSMGAAAGRPVVLVVFSDENVAVESLAVVPLADELPPPAPKPWKPGDDSGD